A window of the Sphaerobacter thermophilus DSM 20745 genome harbors these coding sequences:
- a CDS encoding sugar phosphate nucleotidyltransferase yields MKGIVLAGGLGSRLYPLTHATNKHLLPIYDQPMIYYPIATLVNAGIDHIMVVTGGPHAGHFLRVLRDGKHLGVRHLEYTYQENEGGIAEALSLCEDFADGDDICVILGDNTTDADIRPAVESFTGGALLFLAKVPDPHRFGCPRFDPNDPTRILRIEEKPREPASNYAVTGLYIYDARVFDYIARLEPSDRGELEITDVNNFYLEDGLLRWVELEGFWTDAGTFESLHRANRYWAERRGWRAQPVEDTSSVVRKA; encoded by the coding sequence ATGAAGGGGATCGTCCTAGCGGGAGGATTAGGCAGCCGGCTCTATCCGTTGACCCACGCGACCAACAAGCACCTGCTGCCGATCTACGACCAGCCGATGATCTACTACCCGATCGCGACCCTGGTAAACGCGGGGATCGACCACATCATGGTCGTCACTGGCGGTCCACACGCGGGGCACTTCCTGCGCGTCCTGCGCGACGGCAAGCACCTGGGGGTGCGCCACCTTGAGTACACCTACCAGGAGAACGAGGGCGGCATCGCCGAGGCGCTCAGCCTGTGCGAGGACTTCGCGGATGGCGACGATATCTGCGTCATCCTGGGCGACAACACGACCGACGCCGATATCCGCCCGGCCGTTGAGTCATTCACGGGGGGCGCGCTCCTGTTCCTCGCCAAGGTGCCCGACCCGCACCGCTTCGGGTGCCCCCGCTTCGACCCGAACGACCCGACGCGCATCCTCCGCATCGAGGAGAAGCCGCGCGAGCCGGCCAGCAACTACGCGGTCACCGGCCTCTACATCTACGACGCACGCGTCTTCGACTACATCGCGCGCCTGGAGCCGTCGGATCGCGGGGAGCTGGAGATCACCGACGTCAACAACTTCTACCTGGAAGACGGCCTCCTCCGCTGGGTCGAACTGGAAGGGTTCTGGACCGACGCCGGGACGTTCGAGAGCCTGCACCGCGCCAATCGCTACTGGGCCGAGCGCCGTGGCTGGCGCGCGCAGCCGGTGGAGGATACGTCATCCGTCGTGCGTAAGGCGTAG